One part of the Raphanus sativus cultivar WK10039 chromosome 7, ASM80110v3, whole genome shotgun sequence genome encodes these proteins:
- the LOC130498123 gene encoding putative F-box protein At1g67623 has translation MSNFYLESVPPSILHKILSKVATNHIRDFGSARIAFSGFNQIGRDDYFYQSANLFGFNDWIEEVNAVRTFRLRCYQAGNPEAIYLRGMHEFFQLHLLDEGIEKIRLAAERGLELAKFVDGMLNLAFSVDDGGLFHNYPNFSREFVHRMNCMIRTVLPSGHWGYEKPQEFMSLLERIKNLIFSNDCCCSSAIEEPVLWCDRCFWQCEVWDFCNEIHLTAANWPIED, from the coding sequence ATGTCGAACTTCTACTTGGAATCTGTCCCTCCTTCCATCCTCCATAAGATTCTCTCAAAGGTAGCAACAAACCACATCCGGGACTTCGGTAGTGCTAGAATTGCTTTCTCCGGGTTCAATCAAATAGGCAGAGACGACTACTTCTACCAATCTGCTAATCTCTTTGGCTTTAATGATTGGATTGAAGAGGTTAATGCTGTAAGAACATTCCGACTTAGGTGCTACCAAGCCGGTAATCCAGAGGCCATCTACCTACGAGGTATGCATGAGTTCTTTCAACTTCATTTACTTGATGAAGGAATAGAGAAAATCCGTCTTGCTGCTGAGAGAGGATTGGAGTTGGCCAAGTTTGTAGATGGAATGCTGAACTTAGCGTTTAGTGTAGATGATGGAGGGTTGTTTCACAATTATCCTAACTTTAGTCGTGAGTTTGTTCATCGGATGAATTGCATGATCCGGACTGTTCTACCCTCAGGCCATTGGGGTTACGAGAAACCTCAAGAGTTTATGTCACTACTTGAAAGAATAAAGAATCTCATCTTCTCAAATGATTGCTGCTGCTCCTCCGCAATAGAAGAACCGGTGTTGTGGTGCGATCGTTGTTTCTGGCAATGTGAAGTTTGGGACTTCTGCAATGAAATTCACTTGACAGCTGCCAACTGGCCAATTGAAGATTAG